The genomic window AACTGCATCGTTCCCAGATCGAGATCCAGGTCGCGGCGGACGACTTCGTAGTTGACCCACACGTTCAGCAGCGAGTTTTGGGCGGAGAGCAAATCGTTCAACGCGGAAATCGCGTCTCGAGCAGCCGTCGGGCCGCTGGGGGCCCCGCGAGCTTCGTTGAGTTGCCGGATGTCGGAGTTGAGGGTGATCTGAGCAGCAGCGATCCGCACGGCCTGTCGTGACAGTTCAAAGTTGTACTGGTTTGCCTGCAGCTGCCGCAGTTGACCTCGCAACCCCTGCCAGACGCCGTCTTCGAACTGGTAGTACTGCCGCCGTGCCTGGTTGAACTGGATCAACGATTCGCGGTAGGTATTACGTTCTTGGAGCCGCGTCAGCGGCGCATCCCACTGCAAGCCCACGCGTAGTCGTCCGGCACTGCCGCGGACGTCCAGCGGGTTGTCGGTGGCGTTCTGCACATCGCCGCTGAAGATCACATCCAGGTTGCTTTCCAAGTCGTCGGCCGTGACTTCGATCAACCGCCAAGAATCGACCAGGCTGGCCCGTGCGTTGGCCCAGTCGCGGCGATTCGTTCGAGCGATCTCCAAAGCTTCTCGCGGTGTCAAATCGACTTCCGGCAGCAGCACGCTTTCGGTTCGCGCTCGAGCCTGAACCAATTGCAACGCCAACACGTCGTCGGCCAGTTCCGCCAACAAGTCCTGCGATGCGATGATCACGTCGTCGCGGAGCCGATCGACCAAATTCGTGGCGTCCGCCCCGTCCTCCTCGGGCTGGGCCAGCAGGGTCAACTGCTTTTCCAATTCCAAGATCCGCAGCTCGTAGCCTTCGAAGCGCTGTTCCAGCCGGACGTATTCCGCCCGCAATTCTCCGGAGAGGGCTTCCACGCGAGCCAGATCGAACAGGCTGTCGTCCAGCGTGGGCAGTCCCAGCAGGGCACAGATCTGGTCGCGTTGCTGTTCATACTGGCTTTGCAACCGTTCGATCTGGGCACGTCGCTTGGGTAAGGACGTCTCGAGTCGCTCGATGTCCAGGGCGACCTGCACCATATCCCGCTGCACCAATTCGTCACGGAACCGCAATAGCGGCCCCAGTTTGCCTTTCAAGCCTCGAATGGCTTCGGCTAATTCGGGCGACCAACGCACCGTGCGGATGGGCAACTGGGTATCCGGATCGATCCGCTCTTCGGCGAACTCACGCAGGGCGATGTTGGCTTGGCCGGTCGACCTGCGCAGCTCCGTCAACTCCTCACGCCGCATTCGCAAATCGCGATCGATCAATTCGAAACGTTTCAGCATCGGGTCTTCGATCCGCACGCAGATGTACGGGGGCAGCCCCAAGTCTCGCAAAAACGAATCCACCGACGCTTGGTAAGCGGCGCGACGCGTCAACAGCTGGGTTTGGGCGCTGAGCAGAGCTTGCTGGGCCTGCGCGACCTGCAGACGTTGTCGCGGAATGGCTTCGGCGTTGTCCTGAATCATCGTCAACTGCTCGACCAGCGTGTCTTGCAACAGCACCAGGTTTTCGTTCAAGCGGGCCACATTTTCTTCCAGGTTTTCAATCTGCAATTGGGTCTGCAACAATCCCAAGAAGCCGCCAGCCGCGCCGAAACTGCCGCCGGAAAACCCGCTGCTGATGCCCTGCCCTCCGCGCTGCA from Roseimaritima ulvae includes these protein-coding regions:
- a CDS encoding coiled-coil domain-containing protein, whose translation is MFAAGLAAVAGSSGCHRAHYRQQADAEAYALIDEKITDSCQVVEAPLRIEPARESRMYDAFDPDRQPMPVDDPVSHRYMACVDGRRGYPLWHVNGQTNAAESPDWWQFLPLDEDGVLVLDSDTAVRLALIHSTEYQRQLEQLYLAALDVSSERFRFDTQFFGGAQAFFAADGPDRGGLGGDSSSTLAVGPYSLGRRPLALQKSFATGADLVVGLANSIVWEFSGPDTQSATTVLDFALVQPLLRGAGRDVVLEQLTFSERNLLANVRAIERYRRNFYLFVTTGRNLGINVQRGGQGISSGFSGGSFGAAGGFLGLLQTQLQIENLEENVARLNENLVLLQDTLVEQLTMIQDNAEAIPRQRLQVAQAQQALLSAQTQLLTRRAAYQASVDSFLRDLGLPPYICVRIEDPMLKRFELIDRDLRMRREELTELRRSTGQANIALREFAEERIDPDTQLPIRTVRWSPELAEAIRGLKGKLGPLLRFRDELVQRDMVQVALDIERLETSLPKRRAQIERLQSQYEQQRDQICALLGLPTLDDSLFDLARVEALSGELRAEYVRLEQRFEGYELRILELEKQLTLLAQPEEDGADATNLVDRLRDDVIIASQDLLAELADDVLALQLVQARARTESVLLPEVDLTPREALEIARTNRRDWANARASLVDSWRLIEVTADDLESNLDVIFSGDVQNATDNPLDVRGSAGRLRVGLQWDAPLTRLQERNTYRESLIQFNQARRQYYQFEDGVWQGLRGQLRQLQANQYNFELSRQAVRIAAAQITLNSDIRQLNEARGAPSGPTAARDAISALNDLLSAQNSLLNVWVNYEVVRRDLDLDLGTMQLTAEGLWVDPGEITLQTVGGVALDDGLSEEQGMIDEAIVDAADEEFQLTPVAREEIPQVGRIELPEVGAARP